One genomic segment of Marinitoga piezophila KA3 includes these proteins:
- the pgeF gene encoding peptidoglycan editing factor PgeF: MLLKEKEGLKFLTFSHFEKFNNLFHLFTTRIYKNTNDFNLNKRLLDSDIQIKNNYSTLCRIFNIPPENLVFSDQVHDNKIKIITQNSDSIKEIDGLITNEKNIFLVTYYADCTPIYFYDYKKEIIALAHSGWKGTLKRIAQKTINTMVTNFNSNPSDILVGIGPSIGPESFEVKDDVKSLFEKEFNYNDIIIRKSGKIYIDIWKTIKYQLIESGIPENNIESSNLDTYKRADLFFSYRKEKTSGRMAAIMGLIDK; the protein is encoded by the coding sequence ATGTTATTAAAAGAAAAAGAAGGCCTTAAATTCCTTACATTCTCTCATTTCGAAAAATTCAACAACCTCTTTCATCTATTCACAACAAGAATATACAAAAACACCAATGATTTTAATCTCAACAAAAGACTATTAGATTCAGATATACAAATAAAAAACAACTATTCAACGCTGTGCAGAATATTCAATATCCCTCCAGAAAACTTAGTCTTTTCAGATCAGGTTCATGACAATAAAATAAAAATAATAACCCAAAATAGTGATTCCATAAAAGAAATAGATGGATTAATAACCAATGAAAAAAACATCTTCTTAGTTACATATTATGCAGATTGCACTCCAATATATTTCTACGATTATAAAAAAGAAATAATCGCATTGGCTCATTCTGGCTGGAAAGGAACCCTAAAAAGAATTGCACAAAAAACTATAAACACCATGGTAACTAATTTCAATTCCAACCCTTCAGATATATTAGTTGGTATTGGTCCCTCAATAGGACCAGAATCCTTTGAAGTAAAAGACGATGTAAAATCATTATTTGAAAAGGAATTTAACTATAACGACATTATAATAAGAAAATCCGGCAAAATATACATCGATATATGGAAGACTATAAAATACCAGCTTATTGAATCTGGTATTCCAGAAAATAATATTGAATCTTCTAATCTTGATACATATAAAAGAGCAGACTTGTTTTTCTCATATAGAAAAGAAAAAACCTCCGGAAGAATGGCTGCAATAATGGGATTAATTGACAAATAA